The genomic segment TTCCGCATAAAACATGGAAATAAATACTATAACATGATTGTTTataaagagaaaaactaaaagaagatgaaaaaaaaaacaagattacCAAAAGCAAGTTTGTGACAATAATTTTACTAAGCTTCTCGATACCGCCTTCAATAATGTCGAGAAGAGTATCCAAAACATCATTTGATACAGAATAATCTTGGGATTGTCTTGATTGTCGCCTTTCATCGAACATATTGCCGAAAAGGTTAAGCAACTTGTTGAAATGAACAGTCATCCAGCGCCGTACACCTTTTGGGTCAATCTTCTTAAGCAAAGGGAAATAATTAGCCAAATTAGGCTCCCCTGCCTCTACCATGATATCACAAACTATTTTTCTGAATTCTTGAGCACTTGATGAATTTGGATCAGCCAAATCCACTGAAAAAATAGTGTTGAACAGCAAATTAATGGTAGTATCAAAAACAGCTTGCCCGATCTTGATAGCTTCACCTTTATGGCAACTTTCGCCAACATTAGCAATCAGTTCCTGAATCTTGTTCCGACGCAGGTATTGAGTGGCATCCAGTTTCATACTAGCGAAAACATGggtattacagactttgcgaaGAGTTCTCCAAAGCGGCGACACGGGTATCCACGTCAGCCCAACTTCATGGTGTTGACAGGCTCGGATAGCATCGATCATGGTTCAGTTAGAGAAAACGATATCCTTTTCTTTGGCCATTCTTTCCGATGAAACGACGACGGTGATTAAGCTGCTGAGTTTGAGACTCATAACGGGGCCATGAATCTGAGCAAGCTTAGCCAAGGATCTGTGGGGTTTATCTCCAAGATCGATGAGATTACCGATGATTGGCATCCGCCGCGGACCAGGTGGAAGCTTTTGTTGACTTGATTTACTTCCATTTATAATCGAGTTGAAAGCTTGAAGCAGGAGCCAAATCAATAGCGGACATAGCAAGGAACTTGTTAACAAATCCATCTCTCCCCAACACAGATTAAACTACGGTCTCAGTTGTATTAGCCGCCATGGATTAGAGTTGACGTCATTATTTTCTTGATTAATGCAGAAAAACAACAAAATGTTTACAATTAGGtttaaagttttcttttttatatatttaatcatAAACTGATGgaggtaaattataaaaaaaaaatgagcATTTTTACACCTTTTGAACTTCCTTagaatatttcataattttcaacaAGCAAGTAAATAATGAAAGCTAAACAAGGCAATATAATTTGCAAGTATCAAAGAAACATCCAACAAGAGGCATGAAATTGGAGGGAAAAAAGAACCGACCTTATCAATGAAAAAAGGGCCAACCCATTTGAGGAAAACAGCAGCTACTAACCCCAAATGGTAAATAATGAAGTTCTCAATTTGATCCAACACCAAATATACCTTCTCTACATAGAAGAACAAGCAGGCTCCTTTAACAACAAAACCTCTCTTCTGCTTCACATTCTTCAAATAATGTCAGCCTCAAATTTACAGTGTTGCCATTAACATCACCATCACCATTATCACCCTGGACTCCTTGCTTTAGTTCTCGCACCACCTCACTCCctcatcattattatcattatcatcatcataaAAAGTTATTGAGTTTCAGAAGAACCCTAATTTTCCTGTTTGTTTCCTGAGAAAATTAGAGAAGAGGAACGTGTGAGAGATGAGGTTAAAGATGAGAAGAGAACGTGAAGGAAAGAACGAGTGATGAATCTAAAGCAAAGAAGAGAATCGAGCAACTCTAGATATTGGATTTTTGGTTTTTCAATTAATtacttcaaaaagaaaagaaattttatttgttttaagtgCACGTGGCACACCATTATTGCTCAgaatttgggaatttttgcaGCCGCAAAAGGGAATTGCTGCTACTATAATTGCATTACTATTGTTTTAAGTGCACGTGGCACACATTATTGCTCAGAATTGCAGGTGTATCTATTTAAAAGTTGTTTGCCATGTTTTTCTTTTTGAGAAATCTGATATAAAAAAGTTAACTGAAGGCTTTGCTTTTGTTCTTATCGGTCTTGTTGCTTGAGTGACAAGTGTGTTCTTTGTGTAAGAAACCTGAGTTGCTGAAGATTCTAAAAGCTGGTTTGTAAGACAAATTATTGTGAGATTCGGGTTGTTTGGTTGTGGGAATCTAACGGTGGATAGTTAAGAGTGGCTAACATGGACGGCTAAGGATGTTTCTAACTTTCGATGGAATGAGATTTTTCTTGTTCTCATTTGTTTGGTGGAACCAAGCACTCTGGTAAGGAAAATACCATGAAAGGGACTCTTTCAACAGAATCATATGGAAGGGAAAAAAATGGAAGTGATTGTTAATATTACACGGATGGATCCACGGGTTCACCCATATCTGGTCGTCCGTCTCTCGAGTATATGATGAGAAACTAAGAATTTGTCGTTTGACGGACGTGCTTTTCCACCATTATGGTGAAGCCCTCTGCTTCTTATGGTGTTTAATGTCGGCACCTCTCCAGGGTCTCACTAGATATGTACCTCGACAACCTCTCTCCCTCTCCTTCCTAAGCGTAGCAGTGCAGTGAGGTTGCTAAGGTTTTGGGGACTGATTTTCGTTGGGCTTTGCCTATATGCtttattttgttgtattttttGGGCTTTGACTAGGCCTTTTTtatcattagaaaaaaaaatattagctaCGCTAGTTAATATGGGTAATGTATATGGGTTTCACTTATGGTTTGTCCTTACTGTCATAAGGTTAAGGAAATGTACTCCATCGTTTTGTGCTTTTTTGGTTCGATAAATTTGAAACCAGTTGAATCTTATCAAATGGGTTTCTGCTAGATGACTCAATAAGTGAAACTATCATTGCCATCTTATGGgctatttggttttttttttttatgtataaacCGATGCACGAATACATTGAAACTACAACAGAAGTACTGTTGAGTTTTGTGCAATCGTACCTCCAAAAGATCCAAAATGTGTCTGGGCCTTTTCCGCTTACGCAGTATTATCATGTGGGGTGGTGGTTGAACGTACAAACGGGTTGATCAACTCAATATCCCGGAAAAAACCAACTTAATGAACTTTATTAAATCGGTTAAAAAAACCAAGCAAATTGACCGTTTAAATCCATCGCTCTCCCCTAATTTTAGGTGCAATACTATCACATAccaaatattcaataaatatttatcaatttttaaatttattattatttttaatatatatttgaagaCCCCAAGTTGTGACCTTGGATGTTTATTTTCGTTTAAAATTCAAATCACAATTATACTTAAAAACAAAGActtcattttaataaatataaaattgaaaatattaatgggtttttaaatttcacaaaacATCATtcactttaaagaataaataattttcactcaaaaaatattttatacatattttgtcaaattctactaaaatataattttttatcattaactCAAGGTATCAAAAATTACATCATCCTAAGTTACATAAGCAGTAAGATAAAATGTATGCGctaagaaaaatacaaaaataaaaacgaaGAATGTGATGTATAAAGCATATAGCAAATTTTGACGTCACTTCTAACTCTTCTTAAATTGGAGTTTTATTGACCAACACTAAGATGTTGCATTCAGCACATCCTGCAAGTCGTTGCTTGGATGCTTCATCTTTTATTCAATAGCTCTTCTAATTTTACCTACAACAATCCATTATCTCATCCATACAAATAATtttgacataataataaatataattttctcatcttttctaaatttgattattattattatttaactaaatttaatcattaattttttaataaaaatgctaACTACTTAGTT from the Gossypium hirsutum isolate 1008001.06 chromosome D09, Gossypium_hirsutum_v2.1, whole genome shotgun sequence genome contains:
- the LOC107890666 gene encoding geraniol 8-hydroxylase-like; the encoded protein is MIDAIRACQHHEVGLTWIPVSPLWRTLRKVCNTHVFASMKLDATQYLRRNKIQELIANVGESCHKGEAIKIGQAVFDTTINLLFNTIFSVDLADPNSSSAQEFRKIVCDIMVEAGEPNLANYFPLLKKIDPKGVRRWMTVHFNKLLNLFGNMFDERRQSRQSQDYSVSNDVLDTLLDIIEGGIEKLSKIIVTNLLLVILFFFSSSFSFSLYKQSCYSIYFHVLCGRDILALLEKS